One stretch of Natronobacterium gregoryi SP2 DNA includes these proteins:
- a CDS encoding DUF7119 family protein: MTDERPRNSPNGRDEAHRENQNQSRSTPTDRESPVGEPVIRGDESVTGSHAHEAVQFDPADPDSLEDAADTVRRFATDSHGNDHLLVLRGAAACAALVRGEGSYKAAAERAGTDVTVSFIRKWARVHDLPRSIRKQVASGDIAPTAAKHIARVGGEARLLLAWAILDSNLTVRDVRRAASATNDGTPIEQALAEHDVTLGQLELTLSPPTYRDLRRRAAIDDIDPSKIVTEALENHLE; encoded by the coding sequence ATGACCGACGAACGGCCTCGGAACTCTCCCAACGGCCGCGACGAGGCCCACAGAGAGAACCAGAATCAATCCAGATCCACCCCGACCGATCGCGAATCACCCGTCGGCGAACCAGTCATCCGTGGCGACGAATCAGTCACCGGCAGCCACGCCCACGAGGCCGTCCAGTTCGATCCAGCCGACCCCGACAGTCTCGAGGACGCCGCCGACACCGTCCGCAGATTCGCCACCGACAGCCACGGCAACGACCACCTCCTCGTGCTCCGTGGCGCTGCGGCCTGTGCCGCACTCGTCCGTGGCGAAGGGTCCTACAAAGCCGCCGCCGAACGCGCCGGCACCGACGTCACCGTCTCGTTCATCCGCAAGTGGGCTCGAGTCCACGACCTGCCTCGATCCATCCGCAAACAGGTCGCGAGCGGCGACATCGCTCCCACCGCCGCCAAACACATCGCCCGCGTCGGCGGCGAAGCCCGACTCCTCCTCGCCTGGGCCATCCTCGACAGCAACCTCACCGTCCGCGACGTTCGCCGCGCCGCAAGCGCCACGAACGACGGCACACCGATCGAACAAGCCCTCGCCGAACACGACGTCACCCTCGGCCAACTCGAACTCACACTCTCACCGCCCACCTACCGCGACCTCCGACGCCGCGCCGCTATCGACGACATCGACCCTAGCAAAATCGTCACCGAAGCACTCGAGAACCACCTCGAGTAA
- the rimI gene encoding ribosomal protein S18-alanine N-acetyltransferase, giving the protein MTVQFPADRNGDLSIRPAERADLLAVVRIENASFPQPWPHEAFERFLGEAGFLVAISDGAVVGYVVSDLVSNAGRPFGHVKDVAVHPDRRGSGIGSALLSRSLAVLAAHGASSVKLEVRASNDPAKRLYREFGFESLRRVPDYYDGEDAIVMIRKLE; this is encoded by the coding sequence GTGACAGTCCAGTTCCCGGCGGATCGGAACGGCGATCTCTCGATTCGGCCGGCAGAGCGTGCAGACTTGCTCGCGGTCGTCCGGATCGAGAACGCGTCGTTTCCCCAGCCCTGGCCTCACGAGGCGTTCGAGCGGTTTCTGGGGGAAGCGGGGTTTCTGGTCGCCATCAGCGACGGCGCGGTCGTCGGCTACGTCGTCAGTGACCTGGTTTCGAACGCCGGTCGGCCGTTTGGCCACGTCAAAGATGTCGCCGTCCATCCGGATCGGCGCGGGAGCGGAATCGGTTCGGCATTGCTTTCTCGGTCGCTGGCTGTCCTCGCAGCACACGGCGCGAGTAGTGTCAAACTCGAGGTTCGGGCGTCCAACGATCCGGCGAAGCGACTTTACCGCGAGTTCGGGTTCGAGTCGCTGCGACGCGTTCCGGACTACTACGATGGTGAGGACGCGATCGTGATGATCCGCAAACTCGAGTGA
- a CDS encoding DUF5810 domain-containing protein, with translation MGYACPVCAAEQADAVHLANHLAITASLGREDHLEWLEERAPDWSERTPEELGEIVAEDAPEVETPEFASAPDNAHTPARGRPDSLEGGLARQGRQPGRGSLTAEAEGVLEEARELTRQMQDDGDA, from the coding sequence ATGGGATACGCCTGCCCCGTCTGTGCGGCCGAACAGGCCGATGCGGTACACCTCGCGAACCACCTCGCGATCACTGCGTCGCTGGGGCGTGAAGACCACCTCGAGTGGCTCGAGGAACGCGCACCCGACTGGAGCGAGCGGACGCCCGAGGAGTTGGGCGAGATTGTCGCTGAGGACGCACCCGAGGTCGAGACGCCGGAGTTCGCTTCGGCACCCGACAACGCTCACACTCCTGCTCGTGGCCGTCCCGACTCGCTCGAGGGTGGATTGGCCCGGCAGGGACGCCAGCCTGGACGTGGTTCGCTGACGGCAGAGGCTGAGGGCGTCCTCGAGGAGGCACGCGAGCTGACTCGGCAGATGCAAGACGACGGTGACGCGTAA
- a CDS encoding DUF5809 family protein, whose product MHTVGTFAPSSVEEAREQFESVGPAAQTVVREVTKVMEFDPDEYDDRVTGEVVETARDALFASLLEVQVGTREEYESWRDAYDGGVTKVGHERVDHVVWHAGPEGEAVAATFQDEEAAAVATLRRQAFGRLYREQL is encoded by the coding sequence ATGCATACAGTCGGTACGTTCGCGCCGTCGTCGGTCGAGGAGGCACGGGAGCAGTTCGAGTCGGTCGGCCCCGCGGCTCAGACTGTCGTTCGCGAAGTCACGAAGGTCATGGAGTTCGATCCCGATGAGTACGACGATCGCGTCACGGGCGAGGTCGTCGAGACTGCCCGGGACGCCCTGTTTGCGAGTCTGCTCGAGGTGCAGGTCGGCACTCGAGAGGAGTACGAGTCGTGGCGTGACGCTTACGATGGTGGGGTCACGAAGGTCGGCCACGAGCGCGTCGATCACGTCGTCTGGCACGCCGGCCCCGAAGGTGAGGCGGTCGCGGCCACGTTCCAGGACGAGGAGGCGGCTGCGGTTGCGACGCTTCGCCGGCAGGCGTTCGGGCGGCTCTACCGGGAGCAGTTGTAG